The sequence below is a genomic window from Mycobacterium sp. Aquia_216.
CAACGACACCAGCCCAAGGGAACCACCAAAGGCCAAACTGCAACGCTCATCTGGTACTACGCCCTGCTGCTGTGGGGAGTGAGCGCACCATGACCGCCGCCCGCAAGCTTTGCGCCCCGTTGACGCTGGTGACCGACGACGTCGACGACACCGAAGACCTCGACGTCGAATGGCGCTCCCAGACCGTTGTCGACGAATACAGCCCCGAGCACCAGTTCATCGGTGCGCTGATGTGGCTCAGCGCCGAACGGGCCCGGCACTTTCTGGACCTCGTGCCCGGCAACGCGATATGGAGGCCGCAGACCCGGTGGGCCTATGAACTGATCCGCGCCCTGGTCGACGCCGGCACAGACCCCACGCCGGTATCTGTGTTGGCCGCCGGGCGCCGCCAGGCCGGCCGCGACGCGCTTGATCCCACCGCGCCGCCGAGCGCCGGCAACCACAAGCGGTTGGCCCTGTATCTGTTCGATGCCTATTCCCAAGCTGTTGCGCCGGCCGCGGCGATCGCAGGGTACGCACGTGCGGTGCTCGAGGAGGCCTACCGTCGCGGGTTCGACACGTTCGGCATCAGGATGCAGCAACTAGCGGCCAGCGGCGCTGACCGCGACGACTTGACTGAGCAATTCGCCATAATCCGCGACGAGCTCGCTGAGCTGTGGCGCCGCACTGAGGCTGCCGCCAAACCTGAAGGGAGCCAACGATGAGAATTCTGCGGACAAGCGGCGACCTCCTCATCGCCGACCGTGTCAGCGCCGCCATAGCGGACTACCCCCAGCCGGTGGGACGCGCGACACGCACCGCGCACGCCTGGCTGGACATTCTGCATAGTCGCGCCCAAATCCGTGCAGAACGCCACCGTCGCAGCGTCAGACAATAGACCCAGCACCAGCATCTGCCCAGCGAGGCCGGTGTGCACGAGAGGATCGACCATGATCAAGCCCGCCCGCGACCCGCGACGTCGGTGCCACCAGCTGCGGCGCAGGTTAAGACACTGGCCCCCAAGCCTTCTGGGCGGGCTCGCCCTGGCCACCTTTGCCCTCGCTGGACCTGCCGTCGCCCAAGCGCACAGTGCTACCATCTCCCCCGGCGATGAAATCGACACCGTGCAAGCGCCGGGCGGCACACGGTGCACCCTGGGCTATACGTTCACCGACCCTGGCACCAACATCAACTACGGCATCACCGCCGGCCACTGCAACAAGGGTCACGGTGACAACGTGGTTGACCGCACCACCGGCGCCGGCGGACATTTCATCCTCACCGTCGCCACCGCCGGCGATAACCTCCAAGATGACTACGGGCTGGTCGATTTCGGCTCCAACCATTCGGTCCGCACGATGTACGGCATGCCCGTGAGCGGCATCTCCACGCCAGACCCCCATGCTGCTGTCTGCCATGACGGCATCCGCACCGGCATAGCGTGCGGTTCGCTGGACGGACGCCTGATCGCCAGCCAATACCTGACCACCGGAATGGCCCAAAGTATTCCCGGGGACTCCGGTGGCCCAGTCTGGCAGCTCGCCCACGACAACGCCGGGACCGCCAGTGTCATCGGTATCTGGCTCGGCGAGCACATCGAGCCCAACGGCGCCCACTACGGACGATTCATCAGCCTCACCGACGTCCTGGTCAACGTCGCGGCCAAAACCCACGTCCTGTAAGGACCCTCAAGGTCTGGGCTGACCGGCCGGTGAGCCCAGACCCGTTGCTGCTCGACTTCTTCAGCCGTCAGCGGGTATCAAGTGTGACCGACAGGGCCCCGTCGTGGTCAACCCACGCCCGGCGGGCTCGGCCGCCGGCCTCTTCGGGGTTGACACCGACACCCCGCCGGTCCCCCACACCCCAGCGCTGACCAGCGCACTCAACATCTCATCCAGAACGGAGCATCATCATGACCAACTCGGCGGCCGCCACCCATGTCATCCCAGCGGGTCTGATCACTCACAGCACCGTGGTGATCAAAGGCCAGCACCACGATCACGACATCAGCGTTCACCATGCCCGAACGCCGGATGCACGCATGAGCATCACCCTGGCTGGTATGCACATGGTCCTCTACAACTGCCAAACCGCCCAAGGACTACTCGAGGCATTCATCGCCGCCCGCGGTCACCTCTTGCATGTACCCGCCCAAATCCCCTCTGCTCGGGCGGATGCCCTACACGAGCCAGCAGGGCGCGTGACGCTTTCCCTCGAATGGACCCGCCGGCCAGTCTATGCCGTCGCCGCACAGTCCACGTTGAATCGACTCAAGACCGCTCAGATCCACTGGGTTGAGCTCTATACGGCACCCGTTACGTGGCAGATCCGCGATCGCGCCGGACTCCACTCCCTCATTGAGGTCCTCAACCGGGTGCACCAGACCGCGGTTGCCGTCTTCAACGACGGCCAGCAGTACCATGCTGATCCCGCCGACCCCGATTACCGCGCCGCCTAACCGCCGCATTGCCGTGCGGGCCCGGCCAGCTTCGTGATCACACGGGGTTGGCCGGGCCCCCTTTTTTCTTCGGGCCCCCGGGTGCCGGCGCGCCCCGCGCGACCGGACTGGCCACCTACGGCGGCCACCAAATCCGTAGCCCCTCACCTTCTTTAGCCGTCAGCAGGGTGCTCATGCTAAGCGGGCGGGGGCCCGAGCGCTCAACCCACGCCCACCCCGAACTACGCAGGCCCAGTGACCTTTTCGGACCTATGCCAGCCCGCCAAGGCGCTCACGCGCCGGCGAGCGCGGACCGAAAACCCTGCTCCGCTCGGCGCGGACTCTTCGGGGTTGACCACCCACCCTCACCCGCTTACCCGCACCCCAGCGCCGACCGGCGCAACCCATCACCACACCGAACGGAGCATCATGACCATCGAAATCGTGCACAGCGCCGCCGAAGGCACCCTCGTCCACGGCACCTCCCGCGGAGACGGCACGAACACCATTCTCAAAGCCGCCGGCTTTCGGTGGTTCCGCACACTGGGGGTGTGGGGCATCGCCAGCAGCCGCGATCGCCAACCCAACCGGTACAAAATCAACCGAGCCGTCGACGCGCTTCGCGCCGCCGGACATGACGTCCGCGTCGACGTCGACGACACCCACCGCCCCACCGCCGAGGCCGAGGCCGACAAGGCGCAGCGCCAAGAGCAACGCGTCGGCGCGCTCCACGCCAAAGCCGACCGCAAGGCGGCCGCAGCCGAGGCGGCCTGGGAGACCGAGCGCCGCGCCGTCGAGGCGCTGCCTCCCGACGGGCAGCCGATTCTGATCGGTCATCACAGCGAACGCCGACACCGCAACGCGATCGCCCGAGCCCACGATGCGACCCGCCGCGCCATCGATGCCACCGACCTGGCGCAGCAGGCCAACAGCCGGGCCGAGGCCGCGGCGTCGACAACGGCCCACCGGCACAACCCGGTCACCGTGAAGAACCGCATCGAGAAGCTGCAAGCCGAGCAGCGCGGCGATCAACGCATTCTCGATGGCCACCGCCGCGTCGTCGCCCGCAGCGCCACCCACGAATACGTCGACGAGTTCGGCCCGGCGACAGGGTCCTACCGCGACCAGGTGATCGCGCGCATGGCCCAACGCGGCGACGAGATCGCCTACTGGAACGGGGTTTACGCCGACCTGCAAGCCTCCGGTGTCGCCAGCACGCACAGCCGCGAGAGCATCAGCAAGGGTGACCTCATCAAGTACCGAGGCCACTGGTACCCGGTCGTCCGGGTCAACCCCAAAACGGTGTCGGTTCGCCTGCACGAAGGCGCCTCGTGGACGAACACGATCGGCTACCACGAGATCTCCGGTCACCGCCTGGGCAGCGAACCCGCCACCACGGCCAACGACTAGCTCACCGCCGCCGCGGGCCCGGCCAGCTTCGTGATCACACGGGGTCGGCCGGGCCCCCTTTTTTCTTCGGGCCCCCGGGTGCCGGCGCGCCCCGCGCGACCGGAGTGGCCACCTGCGGCGGCCACGAAATCCTGTAGCCCCTCACCTTCAAACCGTCAGCAAGGGTCGCAGCCTAATCGGCCGGGGGCCCGAGCGCGCAACCCACGACCGCACCGAACTACGCAGGCCGAGTGACCTTTTCGGCCCAATGGAAGTCAATCCCCAAGGCGCTTCGCGCCGGGGATTGACCCGGGCCGAAAACCCTGCTCCGTGCGGCGCGGACTCTTCGGGGTTGCGCACCCACCCTCACCCGATTCACCGCTCCCCAGCGCCGACCGGCGCACTGAAATCACTCAATGCGAAACGGAGAACCACCATGACTGCACAACTGGACTACTGGGCCAGCACCGACCACGACCCCACCAGCATGCTCGAATCCATCCGGGGGCTCACCCCCACCGAGGCGCCACCCACAGCGATCACCACCGTTGACATCGACGAGCTCGCCGTCCTCCAGGTCGCCCACGACGGCCAGCGCATGCGACTCCGCGGAGCAGACCGCGACGAAGCGATCCGGCGCATGCACGGGCGCGTCGACATCGACCTCGTCGCCTGGCGGCTCCACACCACCTCACGCACCGTGCACCGCGTCGCGGCCCGCCTGGGCCTCACCCTCCACAAACCCACCCCCGCCGACCAATTCGGAGACCGCAGCCACCAGACAGGCCCGTCCTCCCCCCGCGCACGAGCCATCGCCTAACGACCGCACCGGGCCCGGCCAGCACCCGCACCACCACGGGGTTGGCCGGGCCCCCCTTTTTCTTCCGCCCGGTTCAGGTGGCGGCGGCGCGCCCCGCGCGACCGCCGAACCGGCCACCTACCGGTGGCCGAAATCCGTAGCCCCTCACCTTCAAGCCGTCAGCAAGGGTCGCAGCCTAATCGGCCGGGGGCCCGAGCGCGCAACCCACGCCCGCACCGAACTACGCAGGCCGAGTGACCTTTTCGGCCCAATGGAAGTCAATCCCCAAGGCGCTTCGCGCCGGGGATTGACCCGGGCCGAAAACCCTGCTCCGTGCGGCGCGGACTCTTCGGGGTTGCGCGCCCACCCTCAGCCGATTGACCGCTCCCCAGCGCTGACCGGCGCACCACTCAGCACACCGAACGGAGCAACACATCATGGACCACGAATTCGAACTCGCCTTCAACCTTCTCGACGAGGCCGCCGGACGAATCCAGCACCAGCAGTACGGAATCACCCGCATCCTGTTCCACAACCACGGCGACATCGCGCTCACCACCGTGCACGACTACACCCGCGAAACGGGCCACCACCTCGTGCTGCTCGCCACCGACGACCACGGACAGATGGTCGCCATCGAAGCCACCGCAACCCACGTCAACACCGAACCCGACACCCGGATCCTCAAAGTCCGCGCCGGCGACCTGACCTTTCACGCCACCGCCGACACCTGGACTTACCGCGCCGCCCACCACGGTCACACCTACACCCTGACCGCCGGCGTCGGCGACCAACCGGCCTGGACCACCACCGTCGACAACCAGGCACCACACCGTCACGACGACCTCGACACCGCGATCGACACCATGCTCGCCCACCACTCGAGCGGGGCAGCCTAGCCACCCGCCGGCTGGCCGGGTCCACACCCACACCGGGCCCGGTCAGCCCTCTCACCCGCTCTCAAC
It includes:
- a CDS encoding DUF3560 domain-containing protein, translating into MTIEIVHSAAEGTLVHGTSRGDGTNTILKAAGFRWFRTLGVWGIASSRDRQPNRYKINRAVDALRAAGHDVRVDVDDTHRPTAEAEADKAQRQEQRVGALHAKADRKAAAAEAAWETERRAVEALPPDGQPILIGHHSERRHRNAIARAHDATRRAIDATDLAQQANSRAEAAASTTAHRHNPVTVKNRIEKLQAEQRGDQRILDGHRRVVARSATHEYVDEFGPATGSYRDQVIARMAQRGDEIAYWNGVYADLQASGVASTHSRESISKGDLIKYRGHWYPVVRVNPKTVSVRLHEGASWTNTIGYHEISGHRLGSEPATTAND